AGCCTGACTGAGCCTGCAGTCATTTTAATTGACCTGTGTTACCAAGTGAAACACTACATTTCCCCAGATATAGagagattatttttttatatatatatatatatatatatatatatatatatatatatatatatatatatatataaaatttttacATGTTAAAGTGGGACTTTGGTGATAAATCACTTTGTAAAAAATAATAGGTTTGCAGGCTTTCTGCATATTTCACCGACTACTTCCAAGTCAAGCTTGCTCTAGGTTTGTTAGTTTACGTCACGCGCTATACGTTTGTTACATAgcactgagagaaaaaaaaaaaaagcttgagaTATGTTCTTTCTGGAGATGAGATTGCGCCACTACAGTTATGCCTCTTGGAGTAAATATCATGGAAAGGAAAAGCCATTTACCTACAGTAGTAAGTCAACTGAGGAGGCGATCTTGAGGATTTTCAAGAAAGCGAGAGGTCTTAAAGTAAGCACATTTATCCCTGGAGAGAAACATAGTAGATCGGGTGACAATGCACATATGTTTGTATAGTCCAGCACACAAACTGGATTGCTAACTAAAAAGGAGTATGGATAATGGAAGATTTTTCTCAGAAAGCATATATACTTGCAATTCCATTGATAGgtggatctaaaaaaaaaaaaaaaaaatgaaaaaataaaataaaactaaagcATCTTTTCGCAATTAAGGAAGGGGAAGAGGAAGGAAAATGTCACAGGGATACAATTTAAATGCTCTTCGTCAACAAACGCCAAGGCTGGAATATATAAAGTTTTCGTTTCCCATAAGCTGGTCAAATATTTCATAATGGAAGCATATCTCCCTATATAAATGCATTAAAGATTACAAATGTTACTTAGGGCATAAAAATAAGGTCTGAATAGTAAGCAACGCAAACATATTTCTCCAAGCCCACTTTATGTAGTCCTAAAGACTTCTCATTGCAGAAACACAGCCATGCATACGCGCAGTCTCCTGCTTGTAGATAGCTATACTGGGGGTAAGGTAACCATGTTTCCATCAAGTTCAAAGTCATCTGCGCCATCTTGAGAAAAAACATGTGTTAGAGGCTTCCATGGAGATACTTCTAGACATGACGGGTAGAGCTTTCCTACAGTGCATCGAAACTCTTTGCCCAAATCCCAAAGCACACGCTCAGATATCTGCTGCCGCAGAAACCACTGGTCAAGGTCCATGTCGTATTGATAAATGGCATATTTTGCTTTTTCATTCATGTGCGTCTCCCTAATAAAAACACACAAGGAATTTGAGATGACCACTGCTCGAACACACGGATCAGCAAATCGTTTGGCGGGAATATTGGCTGCCATGTACCATTCATTCTTATGCACATCATATACTTCCACTGCAACAGAAGAGCCATCCAAAGTGCCAGATGGTAGCCTTACACCAGAATTGTCTGTTTGCAAGCCTCCGAGGTAGAAGATTTTGCCATTAAAGGCTGCAGCAGATGCAAAACATCTACTAGTTTGCCTCTTTGCCATTTCTACCCAGATGCCAGACCGTGGAATGAAGCAATATGTAAGATTAAAAGCCATTACATAAACGCAATTGTGGACTACAACAGCAACGCTCCACTGAAATGCACTTGGAAGAGGGCTCACCAATGTCCACTCATCCTTCTCACAGTCATATCTTTCCACAGTCCTTCGATTGAGTTCTCCACCAACACTATCTCCTCCTATTGCATAGATGTATCCATCACACCACACCAAAGAAGGCTTTACGCGAACGCACAACATAGGGGTCTTTGGAATCCAAGTATTTTGCTGGGCATCAAGCCAGTAAAAACTATTCACAGTCCTGAAAGTGGCCTGAAGTTTGCCCGGCTTGTTGTGATTGCTTATGGCGTTCTTTAAGGGCACTTGCCCTCCAGCAATATAAATGTCATTATCAGGAGACACGACAGCCCCCACTTTAAGTAGCTCAGATGGTGGGTTGCAAAGCTTGTAAACCTTCTCTGCCTGAGGACTGTAACAGATTGTGGAGTAACAACCAGGGTTTTCCAAAGCAGCTTCAACGATTATGATCATCTCCTCTTTTGTCATACCAAGTCTTGGTTTAAAGAATCTGGGCATTGATTTGTAAAGTCCTTGAACTACTACAGACTTGTCATTGGGTGGCAATCCTTGGAACCATTCCCGCTGAATAACTTCTGACAGAGCATCGATACGTAGGTGGCTTAGCACGGTCGACAAGTATTGGGAGCGTGACACTGTGTTGTAATCCAGCCATGACATTGCGGCCTCTCTGACAGTCTCTTCCTTTTCCACATTCAGATTGTCACTGCTTACAAGATCTATCAAAAGTTCACTTGATAGCTGCATAAACGCATCCTGGCGGTACACACTAGTGAACTTGTGCTCTACCATTCTTTTGGCGCTCTGCTTCAACTCTTCGCAGCTGAACAGGTCCGCAAAGCTCATCAGCCGAACACAGTTTTTGGCATTGACTTTTTTGATTAAATATTCTCTGCAGAGTTGCAGCACATCATCCACCTGTAACAGAAAGTTGCATGGGGTTACATATAGCTTAGTATTTAgctcaaatataaaatatatatatatatatatatttaaaattattCTTTGACCTTTCTGATAAATATGACAAattgttattatatatatatatatatatatatatatatatatatatatatatatatatatatatatatatatatcctgcacacagcttttattttttagccTCTCTGGAAAATGGAAAGATGTGCTGTAATTGGGCATACCATTTGCAACAAGGCCAGTACACATTGTTTTTGAAACACGAGGcgcatttttctaattttcttgcacttaaagagaacctgtcaccacaaagtgcagtgcaatctgcaggcaggatGTTATGGCGCAGAAAGAAAATATTCatgaaaacttgtaatttataccttTCAATAGGTTACTCATTTTCAGGACACCGTAGACccttcctcaggataggccatcgatatcaTTTGTGATGGAGCGACATCTGCcaccccaatgatcagctgtttgaagaggttttGTCACTTGTGCAAGCGCTACATCATCTTTACTGTTAACCTGCACATTATGTAAACTGAAGCgacagtgcagtgtaattacaccgTCCTCTCCCATTCAATTCATTGAGAGAAGCTGTAATTAGACTGCTCCGCCATTACAAACGGTATTGCTTCGCTGCATAAAGCGGACGCAGCGCTCGCTTAAGCGCCACAGCTTCATCAAAGAGCTGATTATCAGGAGTGCAGGGTGGTGAATCCCGGCCACTCTGATACAGATGACCTATAACTAATCCCTTTAAGTTTCTGACTTCATTGGtacatggagggaggggggggggggggggggggggcaaaggtcTTACCAGTAATTAGTGGCATTCTATGTTTCAAGGCTGTATTAGACTAGCCGCCAGATCATCACTAAAGAGCATTTGTAGGAACGCTCATTAGTGagaatctggcagtgtaatactgccgccgattacctgaGGAACGAGCACacacttgttcatcgggcaatccagatTTATTAGCAGGCTTAAAAATCATGGCTTGCTGATGGCAGATAATCACAAGCTGCTGCTAACAAAAAACAAGTCTGTatagggacaagcgatggcataacTGCGGAGGagttcactgcatgtaatagcagcgctcTCCTCCACTGACAATCAGGCGATTGCCAAGAAGGGACGCTTCCTGCGAAACCTTTTGTGTAATAGAGCCCTAAGCGTGTAGTGTACAGAGATGGCTATATACAGGGCAGTCTTAAGTATATAGCGCGGAGATAGAAGTGTATAAATTACAGGCTTTACTGaagcttttcccacaaaactatacatcaatctcctcagctactcctgctctataacacgctgcctggtggacaggttctctttaaagctcTAACTACATGATGATATTCTAACAAGTTACTTTTGCAAGTTATATTAAAATGAGGACATAGAAAAGTGATGTTTACCTGTAAGAAGCAAGCGGTCTCGTATAGCTGCTCTACAGTGCTCTCATTTATTGCCAAATTACCCGTGTATGCATATGTTATAATAATCTGCAAAGAAGCTGCATCCACATTTCTCAGATGTACATGTGTTTGCTTACTTTCACTCAGTCCACTCATAAACATTGCCCTGCAGAAGAAAAAAGCACAAAACAAATAAGACAAGTTATAGCAAAGAGTGAGCAGATCAACAAGAAGCTATACAAAATATGTGCAAACAAAAAGGACATGACCATTGGCCATAGCAACATATTAAAGGCTTtaatcagtgtggggggggaCCCCCACAGACTGCTAGAATAAGGAGGGAGTAGCGCTCATATAGTGTAGTCTCATCAGTGCAGGAGAAAGAGAAGGGCTCAaaagaaagtctatgggcccttCTCCATTCTGTCACCTGTCGCGAGGAGGGAGAGCGCAATACGCAAGCGCTTTTCTCTACTTGTTCTAGTATCAGcactcagacctccaccgatcaaaaCCTGTcactgacatatcaaaagtttttttttttttttttttttttttttagtgcagTGACAATTTAAAGATTAACTAAACTTTTCTAAAAttaaaaatggcataaaaatgttttttttttagtttacttCATTAAACAGTAAGAGTTTTCCTACTCAAATAGGCACCAAAAGTCCTGGGTCCTATTGCGTCTaatagtccattcacacgtccacaaatgggtccacatccgttccgcaatatcgggaatgggtgcggacccattcattctctatggggacggaagaGATGCGGATCCACATTTCTGGAGCGCAGCCCCGACCTTTTGGGCCGCGGCTCCgtaaaattgcggacaagaataggcagccagccgggtgcattgcggatctgcaggcactacggacatctgaatggacctaTAAAATCATTATCCTAGTACAGCACAGACTGATCTCACTGGGTGCCGCAGGGACTGCTGCACAGACGGAGCACAGATCACTGCTGTTCCTGCCTGTGCTCCCCTCAAGCTTGGGTAAATTCTGACACAGCACATCGGTACCCTCTACAGAAGTACTATGCCAGGATATAGCCGAGCTGGCTCCTGTCTGAGTCCCCTCCGCTCAAAGCATTCTGCCACTCCTGTACTCTAGGACTTTGGGTGCCTATTTGAGCAGGTAAACTGTAAAagcatatttaaaaaatgtttaggctATTTAGAACAATTTAAAGGAAACTTTTAGAAaactttaaaaggggttatccaaggccTATAATGCCCCCGCATATGCCCGGGTCCCTCACACAGATAGTACTTACCTCTCTCCCTGACACCCGCGATGCTTCTGAatcagcctccctagcgtcacctgcaaTGCTAGGGAAGCTCGTTCCTGTTGtggtctgctattggctgccccaacACCCAACCCCGAtgccagatgttttcatctgtgcaacAGGGCGATACAGCAGGGGCCATGCCAGGATCAGAAGCGACGCGGAAGCCGGGGAGTGAGGCAAGTACTATCTGTGTGAGCGGCCTGTGCACATGGGTAGGacattataggtcttggataacccctttaaagctgtattagacaggcagattttctgccagatCGCTAACAATTGTTCATATGAATGCTTGTAAGtaattatctggcagtgtaatagtgCCGCTGATTAACCAATGAATAAGCAAATGCTTATTCatcaggcaatccaaatctttcaacaggtttacaattattgtttgccggcagcagatcatggtgtctaatcatgatctgctgcaggcaaataatgattcagtacagggaagagcgatggcataacgatcgctccgccctatactgtggaggagatcactgcatgtaatagtagcagtctcctccactaatgagcagatgattgccaggaaggaacacaCAGAATCATCTGCCTGATCTggctgtctaatacagcctttactCTTTAAAGTATCTTACTCATTCCCCTGCTTCATTTTCTAGAAGTAATGCGGTCATTGGGGTTCATTACAGGAACCTCTGCTTCCTTAAAGCAAGAAAAGACAGAGAACAAGCGCAAGTATTCAGCAAAATGGGCAGCCTCGAACTTTTCCCTAATACAATAACACTGGGATTGGCATTATTTTACCATAACTTCCCAGTAACCCAGTGTGTTTATAGtcttaaaaggggtttccaggattttaccaatgatggtctatcctcagaacAGGCCATCAATACTTGATCAGCAGGGTATGACACCGTCCTCCCCAGTCAACCAGCTGTTTAGGGGAAGCTCTGGTGCTGGGACTACACACCCGTGTCCACCGTGTAGTGGATGAAGCTGgtgactgcagcgctgctcccacattgaatgggagcagtgctgcagccaccagctccatccactacacagtggacagaggtgTGTAGTTCTGGCTGCATAGGTGAGGTGCATAACATTGGAGGGGAGTACTACAGAGAACAGCACAGGGGGTTAaaagtgagatagatagatatatatatatatatatatatatgttttttccctttttattaTCTTGGACGAAGGCTGTAGGATGGGCTCATAGGCAGTGATCCAGTGTAGAAATTGCTGAGGAATAAAGGTGTGCTGCTGCCAGAGTAAGGAGAGGGGTCTTTACCGAGGTGTAAGATAATGAAAGCTTTAGTTAGACAGTGCATCGAGTGACCCACTACTTCGCCTGATGCAATACCGGCATAACATGGCTCCAATGTAAGCAGGTAACTCCACACACAGTTTGAAGAAGCAACAAAGTGGTAAACATCACAATTATAAAATCGATAAGCTATAAAAAACCATTGATACATGCATAGTCTGATTAAAACTTGCACACTGGTGAAGAATCGTCTCTGCTTCATAATCAAGGGCAGCGGGACTCCATTCCTCTGCGTTTTCTACTTCGCCTGGATGATTAAATATAGGAGGACCGCACATATGGACTTAGAACTGGAATTACACTTTAGGGAATTTATCACAAAAGAAGCCCTTTCAGTTACAGCAGATACCCATAACCACCTAACTGCTTTGCCCGAGTCCAGCtcgggcagtgggaaaagtagctaactagAGAGAGGAGGGCTGCTTTatatgctgctatctcctgaatggtagcagctaaaaAATATGCAACTGGTCTCGTTTGAAAGCTGAAAGTCCAATGAGgagaacagaggagaaatcactgttcgAAATAGAGTCGTGAATAACCGCGGTAAAGCTTGCTGTTAATTTCACTTTCTGCTGCATTCACAGCATTCAGATTTTTATCAGAGATATCTTCCCCTGTCCTGAACGTATTTCTGGtattgtatgaaagcctggaatgtcagctttcaaacaagaccagttgcatgtccCCAGCTGCTaacattcaggagatagcagcatataaagcagccctcccatctccagttagctacttttcccactacTGGAGCTGGAGTCGGGCAAAACAGTTAGCTGGTTAATAAAGATAAACATGTTCAATTACACAAAGCTAAGTACCCCCCATCCCCCAGTAATCGGAACTTGCTCCTCTAGTAAAATCTATAACTATTTTCATGGTTTGGAAGGCAATATGAAATAGAGCATTCCCAATAGATGTGTAGTCTATTATATATTAATTCATTTAGTAAAATAAACCACACGTACCTGAAATAGGAGCTGCATGTAGCGAGAACCATTTTGTGACATGGAAATTCAGTGCCCTCAACAATTAACACTATGTCTGTTAGTAGCTGCTGTTCATAGAACAGTTTCAGCTGTTCCAGTAAGGAGACGGCATATTCAGTATTGATCTGCCTTTCGTCCTGGGTGGACATGACTGCATTCCATTAATAGCTACAATGATCCAAAATCAAAAGGGTGACTGTATGTAGTCAAAAATACAAACAGAAAAAAGATCAATACTTCAGAGGTGTTGGCTCTTaaaatgcgaaaaaaataaaaatcaattgttCCTAGCAGCTTGAATCAGCAGTGCAATGTACAACACTGCATAAAAACATCCAAAGTATTTCAGACTTCATGGTTGGTCGTAAGATCTGTTAAAAGACCCGGCTGTAAAATCCAGTGCTGGTTATTTAGAAGAGCCCCTTTAGAAAGTAGACCGCACAACAGCTTCATGAAAAATAAATGACATCCTCCTCTGAACCTAAAAGAGAATATAAAAATAGTTAATATAGCATAGTGTAATACAGTTCACAATTAAAGTGGTAGTCCAGTAATtctgtgtcttctttctttgctgtgtgcaggaacaggacctgtggtgacgtcactccggtcatcacatgatccatcaccatggtaaaagaccatgtgatggaccatgtgatgaccggagtgacgtcaccacaggtcctgttcctgcacacagcacagaaaaagacagaagagaagccgggctgcgcgaccaagtggattaaagagagttaaattatatatatatttttttttttaaaccccttcaccgctattgtactatgcattctgtattcagaatgctattattttcccttataaccaagttataagggaaaataataatgatcgggtctccgtcctgatagtctcctagcaaccgtgcgtgaaaatcgcaccgcatccgcacttgcttgcgattttcacgccaccccatttatttctatggggcctgcattacgtgaaaaacgctcaaaatagagcatgctgcaattttcacgcaacgcataagtgatgtgtgaaaatcaccgctcatgtgaacagccccatagaaatgaatgggtcgggattcagtgcgggtgcaatgcgctcaactcgcgcatcgcatccgcgcagaatactcgcccgtgtgaaaggggcctaatggttgccctgctgtcactgacagcgggcaaaccgatcagcagctgcacgattagcgtgcagctgcagtttctgaacggacgtgcaggaacatccattcagaaatatagaaccacctcctggacgtttttagtctatgggcggacgggaggtggttaatgaggGACTTACACTCTGGACACCATTCAACCTGCCTTCTGTCTGTGCACATTGTTAAGGTTCCTTTACACGTGGACGATATTACAGCAGATTGTCGAGGAGGAAGCCTTCCTTCTTGACAATCTGCTAAACGCTGGTGAAGGAGaaagctacatttacatgcagcaatcttctccacagtaaggggaggagtgatcgctaatgccaacgctcgtccccatactgactcaATGTTTGCCAGAAGCAGATTatgattacacagcacgatctgctgccggtaaaCAATTTTTGCCCGATCATTGCTAATGAACGTTACTATgaagtagggctgcacgatatgggaattttgtccgattgcgattagggccctaaaattgcgataacgatatgcgatgcgatattttaagggaattgtgctagaggtctatttgcttggattttcaaggcaaaaagcACACAAATTACGGATAAtgcagaaatgtagttatgcttaactcaagaactgaaatgcacagtgtttttcaaaataaaacatcttttactaaattaacatacttgcattactgcaaaagtacaaaatacaaaacttgccattttcctaatagcactgcacagaacagataaataaaatagaataaaagaacatttgttcattaaaataatgacttgcctccagcccctcctccctccccgcgctgtaactgatgtatcgccggccgcgctgtgcagcatagcggccggcgatacatccgtgtcaaccatTGCTTTATAAggtgcactgccattttccccccacttttgggggagtaaaagtttgtcttataaagccaaaaatatggtaatacaattgcagcatttttgggtcggccaattggcgattgtgATATGGCAattaattgcgattgctttggcgatatattgtgcaggcctactaTGAAGGAttgttagcgataatctgtgAAATTCTCAGCCTGTGTAAAAAGCTCTTTAGGATCCTTTAACTACTTTTCTTTAGGAACAAGGGGAGAAAGAGGGAACCTTGGCAAAGAGAGGTTATGGCACAAACTTCACCTATCCACAGAATCAGCGATACATATTCTGTCAGTCCCACAGGTGACGGACCAACATGCACATTACCACTCCAGTCGGCCTAGGATATGATTGTGGAATGCCATTAGCCTTCGAGGTATCACATGCAGCACTGAGGGTAACACGATCCTACAGGGATTTGCTTAGCCTGGAATTAACCACTGCCAAAAGATGAGGGATAATCTCTAGGTAACATGACTCTTGCAAGAGGAAACATCAAGAAAAACTGAAGCAAATACAGACATTCCCAGAAATATCACAAGAACTCCCTTTGTGTGGGAACTTTACTGGAAAAAGTAATTGTTCTCGTGGTTAGGCCTCATTCATatataaaaggggttatccaaacctgtAACTCCCCCATACATACAATGCCCGGACCCCTTATACAGAGATTACTTACCTGGTCCCAGATGCctgtgtccttctgtatccctcCACGGCCATCGCTACATCTCCCTGtagacctgctccccttgcatccCAGGTGACAAGTTGGAAAGATGCAAGGAGGCAGGTCACCGTTGCCGGGTGTAGTGATCTGCACAACAGGTGGATTGATCCTGAAGGACACAGGCttcggggaccaggtaagtattctcTTTATGAGGGGCCCAAGCATTGTGGGGGAATGGGGGTGTTacaggtttggataacccctttaaagggaacctgtcacctggattttgggtatggagccgaggacatgggttgctagatggccgctagcacatccgcaatacccagtccccatagctctgtgtgctttttattgtgtaaaaaacctgatttgatacatatgcaaattaacctgagaggagtcctgtatgtgatatgaatcagggacaggactcatctcaggttaatttgcatatgtatcaaatcagtttttttttttttacacaataaaagtacacagagctatgggggctgggtattgcggatgtgctagcagccatctagcaacccatgtcctcagctctatacacaaaatccaggtgaaaggttcccttttaAGTGTTCTCCATGGGCAGCACACACAGccattgatttattttatttttgtgtgttcACATATCAGTGGTCTTCCACTGACTGTGGGTCAGTAGAGAAATACACCACTTTGGTCCACGGTGCAGACCAAACACGCTTATTGAAGTCTCTGCGTCTGTGGAAAAACATACGGATGGCTACCATGTTCTGTCCGTGATTTTCACAGACCACTGGTAAGAGAGGACATTAGTTTTCAGCTAAGCATTGGAACATggatgacaaaaataaaataaaaaaatgaacacaaGGATTCTTCACAGACATCAACAGATGAATTTGTTCTGTATGAAGTATGGCACAAGTTATGCAGGAAGCAGAATACCCATGTTTTTCACATACAATTCTGTTCGAGATACGTGCTGAAATTCATGTGCAAAATCAGTTGTGTGAACATCCGAACGGAAAAACTGCCTGTTAAttatagcaaaaaaacaaaacaaaaaacaaaacaaaacacagcTTTGTTAAATTCATCTACAGAACGCCATTTCTAAGCTAAGCTCAGTTTGGTTTCTATTGGCAGTATTGATGTACCTACTATTTCCCATGATGCTATAGTGCGCTTCAGTGCGACTAATGAAAACATATCCAGAAAATGTTCAACTCCAGGAACGATACTGCGAGGCTTCAGAAATAGTTGCCTACATAACGATCAACTCAATATGCAATATTCTTTAAATAAGCCTTATGATTCATGTTTTGCTATTCTTTATAGAAGATGGTGTTCTATTTTGTCATCACTCAATAACATCTCAAGGGCTGTGTAAATATCTTTTAGGGACTTTTTATAGGGGCTGATGATCGGCAACCAAAACACACCTGTTTCCGATCACTTCCCCCAGATCATTGGGTCATTTGCTGGGTAATCCTATTTTTTTTAAGCCGCCCAAAAAAGATAATTGTAGGCAGCACACTGCCCTGTTAGTCCTTGATGACAGCAATATAAAAACTGAAAGAGGGAGGAACGACTGTAGGAACTACCATCACTTTGCACTGGGCCAGGTAAAACCATCTCTGATCAAACTGTCTACATCGGCATGCTGcaggttaaaggggctgtctgagttatgaaaaaatatatatatagcactgtaaatctgatgggcagcgaTATATAattaagctaagcaagttttaggcaaataaAAATTCAATTTCCTCCTTGTTTAACTGCAACAACAACAATTTctgctcctccccctgttctgcaAAAGGAATGAATACAAGTGCtgtcctgagtgacatgtctgcctgctgggatactcagcagcatgttatatgtgtaggactacaagtcccagctgtacaatgacactgatacacacaggatcttccccctacctgttcttgtgcaatgctctgctgaactcctagtctgtcagctcctgtgcccagcatgtgtctcctcactgcctgcagctactcagtaaagccttcagccctgagtctgtgctgctgaaggggttaaagtttttttatgaagaatccagggagagcaCAGAcagcaccagcagatggcagtacaggggggcgtggccagcacagtgacatctcgtgTACAGACACATCTGCTCCCTCAGGCTTGTGCATGAAACATCAAAGcatggagagaagctgacatcaccggtcatatgaccctcagtgaaatctgagaaagcagcaactgtagatgcagtaagtgcattgtaaagtccttacatatgtttagttagaaacatacaaagaacaaaaaataactcggacaaccactAAGAGCTGAAGCTGCCCCATGTCAAAGAA
This sequence is a window from Bufo gargarizans isolate SCDJY-AF-19 chromosome 5, ASM1485885v1, whole genome shotgun sequence. Protein-coding genes within it:
- the KBTBD2 gene encoding kelch repeat and BTB domain-containing protein 2, translated to MSTQDERQINTEYAVSLLEQLKLFYEQQLLTDIVLIVEGTEFPCHKMVLATCSSYFRAMFMSGLSESKQTHVHLRNVDAASLQIIITYAYTGNLAINESTVEQLYETACFLQVDDVLQLCREYLIKKVNAKNCVRLMSFADLFSCEELKQSAKRMVEHKFTSVYRQDAFMQLSSELLIDLVSSDNLNVEKEETVREAAMSWLDYNTVSRSQYLSTVLSHLRIDALSEVIQREWFQGLPPNDKSVVVQGLYKSMPRFFKPRLGMTKEEMIIIVEAALENPGCYSTICYSPQAEKVYKLCNPPSELLKVGAVVSPDNDIYIAGGQVPLKNAISNHNKPGKLQATFRTVNSFYWLDAQQNTWIPKTPMLCVRVKPSLVWCDGYIYAIGGDSVGGELNRRTVERYDCEKDEWTLVSPLPSAFQWSVAVVVHNCVYVMAFNLTYCFIPRSGIWVEMAKRQTSRCFASAAAFNGKIFYLGGLQTDNSGVRLPSGTLDGSSVAVEVYDVHKNEWYMAANIPAKRFADPCVRAVVISNSLCVFIRETHMNEKAKYAIYQYDMDLDQWFLRQQISERVLWDLGKEFRCTVGKLYPSCLEVSPWKPLTHVFSQDGADDFELDGNMVTLPPV